GTTCTAcaagataaaatattataaaacaaaatataaactcgctagaagaaaatttgttttgtttcaatgaataatataatattatgttctaaatgcaacaaatgagattgaaactatatcatcctcatgacatgatgcacgcaatcattattgcaaagcttccaaaaaatgacgatcaaagatgattttcttgaattgtgtcaaattaaatgaggacacaattctaagatatagtcatttgaagagatttcaagtaATTTTTCTCACAGTGATTGAGAAATAGTTGTTGAAAATTTATTAATCTTATAGCTATAGACGATCAGATATTTGCTGAGCATACCAAAATAGTTATATGcatattataacaaactacgacaaagtcacaaagagttgttgagttgtcaaaatcaaccaataagcatattggaaagtgtgtcaagtggataagataatttctctgattcatataccgtctatggtcatgattttttattttttatggcttagtttgttttatttgataaatgttattaaccatgttttaattcatttaaatattatcaaaatttcgtacatatattttcagcagtttaggtttttacgtgcaacgcacgtgcattttTCTAGTATCTCAAAGTATATTTACTTCTGGCTGTGGGTGAGGGGGCagtgaagaagaaaagaaagcCAAGAAGAAGAGAAGATTTCAAATTTCGTGAAGCTGTGGTAAAGGCAGATTTTTAGCTTCTATGGTTTGTTTACTTTGTTGGAGTTGGTTCTGGAGTAACGGTCCTTAATAATTTGGCACAAATTGGGGTTTCACTTGGTGTCATTGACGCAACAATGTTGTTAAGTTTGTTCAGCTTTTGTAACTTTTTGGGTCGCCTAGGAGCTGGAGCTGTTTCTGAACACTTTGTGAGGTAATAGAATTGCCGTCAtttgtttattgttttttttttaaatctgtgAAATTGCTAGAAATCTCGCAAAATAGTTCCACTCTATTAATTTATTGTATCTTATtgattcatcttttgattttctTCCCACAAGTACATTAATAGAGAGCTTTGAACTTGTTAGGTAAATTATCATCTTGGATTTctgaaaattcggagaagacaTATAGAAAATCCCTCTTCCATTGTGGTTATTGACTCTTGAATGTTGCCTTTCCCCCTAGAGTGAGTGTTCATGTTGTTTGTTCCATATATTTAACAATAAATCACATTTCCTACTGTCAGGATCATAATGTGTGATCTGGATGATAAATAAACATTTGATATTAATATCGAAGGGGTTGTAACTgatataaagaaaaaaaatgaagataaaataaacaaaattgcCGTGCATGTAGGCCTTATGGACAAACCAAGTAGTTGCTTACGGTatcttttgaagaaaacaagTTAAATGGTGACTAAAGTTTGTGCTGCAATCTTCTCTTGTCGAACAAGTTCACcttttcaaagattatgatgagaATAAAAGTTGTATCAAATTTCTAACTAGTGGTATCAAAGCCAACACTGTTGCAAATACATGGAATTCTCGTCTagatgtgtacttgacaacattttCCACTTAATTATTGTAATATGTAGCTATATATTTCTGTGGCACTCTTTACTGTTTGTAGCCATCATTCTAAGGCTTTTTCATTTTTACAACAATTTTAGATCAAAAACAATTCCTCGGACATTTTGGATGACAATAACACAATTTATCATGGTCTTAAATTTTCTCCTATACGCTTCAGCTCTGAATGGCACCCTTTATTCTGGAGTAGCATTGCTTGGGATTTGCTTTGGCGTCCAGTTCAGCATAATGATTCCAACTGCGTCCGAACTCTTTGGCTTGAGACATTTCGGCATCATTTACAACTTCATGCAGCTGGGAAATCCTGCTGGTGCATTTCTATTCTCAGGTTTTGTAGCTGGCCATATATATGATGCTGAAGCTGCAAAGCAGCAAAGTTCTTCTTGCATAGGTCCACATTGCTTTAGGCTCACGTTCCTAGTTTAGCCGGACTTTGTGGGTTGGGAACGATATTGAGCATAATACTTACCATAAGAATAAGACCAGTTTACCAAATGCTTTATGCAGGAGGTTCCTTTCATCTGCCACAAAGTTCTGGTCACTGATTAAAGACATCTTCTTTGGCACACCGGAGAATCTCACTCAGATTCTGTGTTTAACCACATCTCAAATCATGCGTGAGTTTGGAAAATGGAGGGGTTTTCTGTCATGTTAATTATCTTTGACCCCATATCAGATGAGGTTTTCTTAGTTGTGTGTAATTGACTGGAACATCTATACCCGTCAGTGCATGTATCAAAGAGACTAAATCTGTAATTAATCTCGCCGAATGTTCAGATTCAGTGTAATATATTACTTGAAGATTGCTTTGATTATCTATCAATCACCACTAATATTACACCTCGTGATACTTCAGatctttttttcaaaaaaaaaaaaagaagtggCAAGAATCTTGTTCTGTTTTGTTTCTGTGCTTAGCATGATACGTCACGGTTTTCTTGATGGTGGCAGAATAAGTTACGGTTTTCTTCATGGGATCCATGAACCACATAGTTGGATCAAAGCATCTGTCTTTCTTGTTCCTCACTAGCTTGCAATACTCGACAGGATGTTTCGCCACAGAAATACCCATAGTTCGAAGAAGTTCATGACTGATATTGGGTAATGTCATCTTCTTCCAGCTCCTTGTGAGTGAAGGTACCGGCATGGTTCTTGGATTATAGAGGTGTCAAGgcctattttttattttattttagccAAGAAAACCAGGCAATGTCTTGGAGTATTTTCAAAATCAATGGTGCATATGCAGAAGGAGAAAGACTGAAAGATTGCATTTGATAACGTGCCTATTTTAGCACAAGAGAGCAAAGTCTCACTGTTGGCTTGAAATTTTGTAATTCAGGCGATCATTCAATAGCTAGATTTTGAAAATCAATGGTGCATATGCAGAAGGAAAAATACTGCTTTCCAAATTTCAATTAAAAAACTTGAATGGTCATTTATCTCAAAATTCAGGCGAGCATTCAATAGGTAGATTTTCCATAAAATTTTGGCAAAGCAGTGCAATGGTTTTCAAGATTGTTGGCCTAAACTGATCAGATGAGActagtttttttatttaaatttgttgTCTGTTTACCAACCCAAACCAAACGGGAGTTATGTTCAAATAAATTGTCACAAATTCTAGAATGTTTTTTGGCAAATAGACCCCTGCACTTTTAatgttttctcttttaaaaatactCCCATATCAAATGTAAAATTTAATTGATTGATCTATTTATTATAACCcatttttcctttaaaaaaaaaattgggcctcGGTTATTTTCacagatttttttaaaagaaaattgactatttaaattttctttcaaatattcaCATGTACTAAAATAGTAAAATTGCAAAATGCATGTACATAAATAAGGTGGAGTATCTATTTCTGTAATATAAGTCGTGGCTAAAAATTGAAGATTAAAGATTAAGTTGAAGGATATCTGAAACTTCTATTATTACCATTGCTTTACAAGACAATAAATGTTCATCCTATTCAAGAATTATAGACACTTTTAGTACATCTCATATAAAATCCAAAATTCCATGAGTCCTCGAGACCGAGACCGAGAGACCGCGATCGCGATGGCGACCGAGACCGAAGCATGACAAAAAAATCCCAAAACTAAAAGAAATTCATGTCATTATACAGATGTGCAAATGAATGTAATGCCCTTATAGAACTTTACTGTACAAAAGAAGTGGTGACCAATTTAAAAGCAGGGCCAGACATATTCATCATTCCTGCCCGATAAAGCCAACAACGCCTCCCCCAACCCCCACCCCAACTTATTTTCTAACGTGGGATTTCTACATGACCCCCactctttttaaattttttttgttaccaaaaaaaaaataaaaataaattatgtataaatatttaaattttgagaattCTTGTTTAGCCTGAAATTGAAACTCATATGTCTGCAGTGCTGAGACAATAATATAATCTAAAATTCATCACCATTATATTATCGGAGAATGAAAAAATCATGCAACTCAAACAATGAGATGCAGAGTCAAGATGTTAACCAAACCTAAAACCACTTGAAAGTCTAGGAAGGGAGGGCCAAAAAAACACTGTCTCGCCATCGAAAACCGACACAAGAGGAaagaaaaatgacaaaaacttagTAATGATCTAATCGTTAGGGGCAGGGGATCTTCTtaaatgaaagaaatgaaaTTTTGAATGAAGTTTTTTCAAAAGGATCCATAGGTCAAGTTGGTTTCAAGTTGTGAAACATTGTTTTCCACTTGATCTCTTCAACTGCAGGAGACCAATATTCTTCATAGTCTCCATCCACTAATTTATCATCATCCTTTCGAAAGTCATACAGCAAAGGGCTTGAAAAGCTGCTGATTCTTGGAGTAGCCAACACCAGGGGGCTCCCATTTGTGAGAAAAAGGGGAGCCCGACCCGTTGTACTACTAGTCGCCACCAGCCTTTTGTTCCTCTTGAGCTTGCAATCCTTCCACCTTGCGCTATCACTGCAGCGAGGCACGAGGGCGAGGGCCGGTTCCTTATGATGATGCATCCACGTGCGTAAGTACTTGGAAAACGACGTCTTCGTCCTCTTGATCGCGATCAAAATCCTCGACATGGGACGTGGGAAGTTGCCATTTTCTTTGCTAGCAATCTTGAGAATTTCAAGCCTGTGTTTCGCTATGGATATTCCCATACTTTTGAGGAACTCGTGATTGAAGTAAGGTATATCTTCTTGTTCTAGCTCGTTTCGCGCAAACGCTAGGCCATACTCGTAGGCCAAGGACGGATCTAGGCTTGTTTTCGAGAGCCAAGAAAACCAATCCATGGCCTAATAATTGTGTAAAATTAAGTGTTCCAAAATATGGTGCCCAAATGTTTTGtggacatatatatatatatatatagacacacacacttACTACGTGTAAACGGATTTTTACGACTTTTTTCTTTCTGcgtatttatgtttgtttaatGGGTTGGTAGTTGAAACTTGAGTGTGACTAAAAGGAAAAGAAATTGAGGGATGTGGGGACTTAAAGGTTCCATGCAAGAATCACATATAATGTGGAAGTATGAAATCTTGGAAGTGAGAATTGCCTTTAATCACGCTTGGAAATGGGTCATTTATCCTTCACTTTTGTTTTGCGTGTGGAGACGGTCTTTGCGAGCAAACTTATATTTTcacattatataataaatattcccattattattagtattattattatataaacaaaaacaaaattatttagATTCATTTCTAAACATTGAGATGTAGATGATACAAATTCATCttcaaaatcacaattgagaCCTTGAGATGATGACAGTTCAGTGAAATTACTTGCTTTGACCATATGTAAATTTTAGGCAAATTCCAAGTTAAGAAAAAAGACCTCATGGGAAGAATTTACATTAGAAAATTGATTTTGGTAAATCTAATTTACCGAAATTTAATCTCAGCATACTCATTGACCAATTCAAGAACAAATAATTACATAACAAATCATTGGATAATCCACAGGTACACAACCAACATTTATTTACAGATTTGTGGAGTCGACACAATTTTCCCACAGCTCCACAAGGAAAATGCGTTCAAATCCATGCCAAAGGAAGTTCTTATATACATTTCTTTCATAATCACGAAGGAGAGGTATGAAGCAGTACTTCACATGTGGCATGGAGGGATGATCATTATCTACACATACATAATTCTTGTTTTTATATGTACAACTTATTGAGATGGATTGCTTTGTTCCAGAAAGCATGTAGATACAGCGGTGGCGGCGGGTGCTTGTTCAGGCGCTATTCGGGCCTAAAGCTCACCAGATTTGGGAGATCCACAGACTGAAGCTTCTGTATATCGTTGGCAGTCACTTTGCAAGACTCCAACGTCAGTGATTTCAAGTTTTTAAGTGACTTCAGATGCTTCAGACCAGCTGATGTTACACGAGAATTCGAGACATTCAAAGAAACTAGTTGTGTGAGTCCTGCGTTTACAAGTACAAATTACAGTGTAAGTGACAGGGGACCATAAagagcatgaaaaatatttatacgGGTTTAACTAACTACCGGATATTGATTCCAAGCTCTTGTCCGTCAAATGGTGGTTTTGGGATAGATTCAAAAGCACGAGGGACGTAAGATCCTTGATATTCTTCACACCGACATCAGTTAAACCACCACCGCAAATTTCAAGAGACCGCAGGTTCTTGAAATCTGAAGGACAAAACAATACAAGCGGCCAGGAGTGTGATATCACACGACAAAAAGACAAATATTGCAGACTCATGCTTGAAAAAGATGTAACCCTCATCTACTTCAAGTTTGGTTCGCCCCCCAACACACTAATCCACAAAAGGAGACATGAAGAAAACGAGGAACAATTTGCActtgttaaaaaaatttagccAATTTTTAAGAATAGTCAACTTGTTGGAGACTTGACTTCAAATTTCCAACAGCATATTTGCAATGGGAAATTGTCAAGGACCATTAACATTGTCTATTGAGCTGGGGTGGGGTTCAAATGACTTCAAATAGTAGCATACATCGCAAATAACTAGTTCCAGAATCTGAAATCCGTGCTCCAAATAGATCCAGATGAGTCAATCCAGTCAAATCTGCAAAATAAATAGACCCCGAGTTTTTAAATTTACATAAAGGGAATTATTTGTCTACTTTTACCAAATGTATCCCTTTCAAGAAGAGATGCAAAAACATGAAGGATGGCTGCCTTTGTTGCTGATACCAAGTCTCTTAACGTGAAAGATAAGACAAATTACAAAGATAAAATTAAACTAAGGATATGAAAGAAATTTGCTTAAATAATGAGCTCAGAAAACACGATTTGGAAACAAACTTCAATGTTTTCTTCCTGTCATACCCGCTGGTGGGACACTAAGGTATACGCTGtcaacactttttttttttatcagaaactatttattattttattaataataatgattGATACAATTACAGTGGGTGAGAAACCCACAAACATCAGATCATAGTAAGGCCAGTATCAGTGATTTGACGCTGTCAACACTAGATTATGAATCCGTTTCAAAATTGCTTACTTGTAAGAGCAGCAAGGCCAGTATCAGTGATTTGACGAACATCCAAATTGAGGGATTTGAGTGATGACAGGCCAGACAACTTTCTCAAACCACCATCAGTAACACCagtgaaggaaagattcaaacTCTCAAGATTAATTAAACCTGCAACAATGATACTATACTGAATGAATTTCGAGCAATACCAATGTATGCATATAGTATCATAAAAAATATACTTGCAACACAAGGATTGCATCTCACCAGAAAGATGACGTATTCCACTGCTTCCAACTTCAGTATCAGACAACTCCAGACATTTAAGACGTGATAGGCCTACAAATCATTCACcggaaaaaacaaaaaagtcGGCAAGAGAAAGAAACTggtttttccttcttttctgGCTTTCTTCCCCTCATATCTAACTTTGACTGCTGTGCCCCAACCCATCACCCCTCAAAGAAAAGTAACAATAAAAAAAGGAAACTGTACAACACAGgaagttaaaaataaaaatcactcTCACATATGTTCCCCTAATTATACTGCCCCACCATTCAGGATGCAAATTaagtattttctttcatttttttcttAACAAGAGCGGTGGAAACAAATTACCTTGTCTTTAGGTAGACTAAAACTATTTCTGAATAAAGCAAACAATGCAGTAACGAGTGTGCAAGGAGATGATAGGTCAGGAGGTGCTGGACCTCCTGGTGGCAGATGGCCATATAGGGTGGGGCAGAGGGGTCGTATTGAGACTGCTTAGAGGGTTTCTGGTTGGGTAGTTGGGATGGAGATTTCAAATGAAGTCTTAAATTCAGGAACGAATATTCCAAATGAAGTCTTAGATTCAGAGTTCCTCGCATTATCCTTCGCTGACACGAGGGTTCAAATGCCGTCTTCAATTTAGAGGATGTTATTTTTATGAACCATAATAAAAATTGGGATACGACAGAAAGAGCAAAGAATGACACGTCATATTTTGATACCCAAACATCAAAAACAGACTAACCTGCAAGATGAACCATCCCTTCATCCTTGATTCTGCAAGAATCCAGGTTTAGGCTTTCCAAATTTTTTAAACCTGTATCACGAAAATGCTGCATGAGTAACAGTTACttataattcaaaataattcaacTCCTAGCAAGCATAACCTCAGTACTGTTGCAAAAACATGATCAAGTATAAGCTGATATTGTTGGGGGAGAAAAATTCAACACCATGTTATCACATATGAGAATAAATTTACCTTTTAGGTGTACCAAAATAGCACCAGAGATATCATTGAATCCCAAATTCAAAACTTTCAAAGATCTCAGCTCTGTATGAAGCATAGAACAGGCGAAGACGTTACTTCACATTGAAAAATGAGAATAATGATGCTTAGAAAGCAGGAGTATCATTCATGATGCTCCTGCGTCGATACATTCATTCATGATGCTCCACACAGGATAATCACGCATATGCTTAGAAAGCAGCTATTATTTTAGCTTCACGATAGAAGTATCTTAAGATGGAACTCACCTGAAAATTTATCACAACCGTCATCAGTCAAATTACATCTGCTGAGATTCAAAAATAATAAGGCACCGAGAGCTGCAGAAAcacaaaaatcatttaatataCTTGGAACAGCATACTGACAAGTATGATTAGAAAACAAACACAATACATACCTGTAAGTGACTCCAAACACCGAGCCGTGACAGGACAGCCCTCCATATTTAAAAGAGCAAGCTTCTTCAATGCTGCAATACAAATATTTGGTTTCTTATCATTGCACTATggtattaattaaaaaaaagaataacAATATTAATAACTTCATCAACATTTCTCAAGTCACAGAAAAGTGTCGTTTGAACGCAGACAAATCAACAGCCTTCCTTTCACTTTTGAGTAAACAATCTCTCAGAAAAGGACtgcatataataataaaatttcggCACTACAACTGGATTTCAATACAACCACAGGTCCATAAACAGGTCATTACACAGGTAACATGAATTTTATATTGAATCACACTGCAAGAGCCTCCCAAAAGAAAAGTAGAGCTCCAATGGGTCAAATTGCATCAATCATTTCGTTTTACTCAAAGCATTTTACCTCTTAGAAATGAGATACCGTTATCCGTAACCTTACTCGATGCAATTTGCAATGACTTCAAGTTTGTATGCCCTGCAAAATAGATGGATAAATTTTCTCCAAACAAGAACACATGTTTTTTCTTCATGCTCAACCAAATTCCATTCTATTTAATTCATTTCTGACTGATCTCAAGTCAGTGAGCGTAATGAGGTAATAATGATCGCATCAAAACACAAGATGAAAGCATATTCTCTTAAGCTAAAGAcaagttaaaaaaaataacttgactctctcaaatattcaagtatttttcttcATCATTTCCTAAATTGAAGAGTACATAAACATTACAAGAGAGCTACCTGAGAGAGCCTTCATATCCGAGTCAGTGATGCAATTGCAACAATTGACATTCAGAGATTCAAGCTTCACAAGTTCTGCCAATACGAACATGATATATCAAATAACGAAAAGTAAATTGAATCCTAAATACTGACGAGAATTTTTAAGTATGGCATTCAGAAGGCAAACTCGTTGAGTGCAAATACACTAATAACCATGACCAAGTTTTAGTGTCAATACCTCCAAAGAATTTAGGTGACCTATTAAACAAAGAATTACTTTAAAAGAGCTAATATCAAAAGTACTTAGTTCTTTGCTTCTTTTCGTTTATTGTCTCTCATTCACCTTTCACACACCCAAACCAAGAAGAAATTTACAACACATAGTACTTGATAGTGCAACTCTAGAATTATATATTTGCGTTTTGAGtcctcaaaaataatcattcgcAAAATCTTGATCAAGTTTAGAATGACAGACTTTCCTTTCTTTCCTTAGATATAAATATCGTCTTTCTAAATTAAACTTCAATGATACACAACATTGAAAAAAGTATTGCAAAGTTCCAGGTGGCACTACATTCAGATAATGAAATACACACAGGAAAATAATTCCACAACTCGGAAAGAGTTCACATAAATCACAAACCTTTCAAATGAACTAACCCTTCGTTGATTTTCGGACATCTCTCCAGGTCCAACTTTACAAGATTGACTAAGCCAGGGAGAAAACTCATCCCTCGAGCAGTGATCGAGTTGTTTCTTTTAAAACTCAAAGAATTCAGGTTTGAAAGACCTATTAAATAACAATAACATACATCAGATAATCGGATATTTACACTTGTTCTGCTGTTCTCCACCACAGAGTTATCTCCTGCCCTCACTACTAGAGGGGAAATTACCAACATTTGATAAACTAAAAATACTGACCTTTGCTCAGAGGTCACAATTTCAATATATAAAACTGCATCAGTTGCAGAAAATTAAAGAACAGCAGCTCATGAATGGGATTGCAAGATGAATTATTCTCCACATCGAATAAAAAGGCTAGAAAGACTGCTTCCATCAGCAACATGGGAAAGGAGAGAATAACAAATggtaataaataattatatactTCTTTATCCATCGTTCGATCTTTGTCATTAAATAAAGTCTCTCTTCTCACAAACAATAGAACCTTTCCCAAGTTATCTTCAAGGTCGGGTGAAGAAAAAATTTATGAATATGTTGAACTGTTGGTTAATCTTCAAAGAGGATCTTCATAGGATATGGCAGAGGTAATGCTAAATTTATCATCAGAACAAATTATTTGggttaagattgaaatttataCCCAACTACAACTACCAGTGGAACAGTAAATACATTAACAAGATATCATCAACCAACTAATGGCCTAACAAATAAAGAAGTTTTCTTGTAGGATAACAATATCGGAGGAGCATAGGAAGGGTCTTATAAATGAGGAACCTTCATCTAGGAGGAGAGAAAAGTTACCACTTATCTGTTCCAGGCCCAAGTCTGAAATCTGGTCGCAATAATTACAGGTCAAGGATTCAAGATTTCTGCATTCTTTGAGACAAGCTAATCCAGAATCAGTGATATCTGAACCAGATAGATCCACAGACAGTAAAGAAGAATTCTGTGAAGAAATGACATCCATCCAACTGTCATTAAGACCTGGATATACTCCTAAATTGATATCCTGCAATTAACAGAAACATGTGTCAAAAGTATCAACCTCTTAGCATCCAGGTAAATTTTAACGCCACCCGTTACGAAGTTTTAAGTTTAACCTGAAGAGCACAATCCCGAAAAGCTTCGAGTAAAGTATCAGTTAGGCATTGAGAACAGATCAACTCATCAAAAATCTGTTGACTAATGTCCCTCGGCAGCATAGAGAAGTTGTTATACTTGCTTATGTCCTTCAATGAAACATAAATCCTTAACCGCAGTTAAAATATGTCTGCTTCTACTTTGAAACCAATAACTATTAGAAAAGAAAACATACTTCTCGAATCTTATATATACACAAATTCATAAGCGAGGGACAGCTTCGTTTCCCCTGGCTGATATCCATGGTTGATGCTCTAGAAAAAGAGTACCCAAGCCATTTTGAGCTCCCACTTTTACTATATCTTCCACAAGCTCCTCTGTGTGAGCTATCCTCATTGACCTGTTGGTCTCGCTTCCTGGAACAAGCTCCCCCCATTCAATGCTATATTCTGATTTATTCACATCAGAGTCTCTGCAGACAAGAAGGAATGTCCATTAATAACCAGTGTCAGGGTTACACGTGCAACATCAATCATTATTATGCCCTTGACTTTTATATCTGAATTTATCATTGCCTTCCCCAGCCCCCAGCTATGCCTTCACTTTGTATTTTTTGCAAAAAGAACTCTTTTTCACTCATGCACCCAAACATTAAAGCTGCTCATGCTTTAAAGGGGAAAAAACTGAAAAACTTGTGTTTTTGCATACCAGCTAGCCCAAGCCTTCATGCACTTGAACTCAAGCTTTACTCTATTGCTTTATAAATCATAACAAGAATTATCAGCCACAGTTATGATGCTTCCAACAGCAGAAGGTAGGACGTGTTATTTATAAGCAAAGAAAACAAAATCGTACATAGAAGACATTGGCCTTTGCCACATATTCATAAAACTTACACTTCATAATACCAAGTTTTAAAAATAAGCAACAGAATTCATCTCGCTTCTAAATATAATCCATAACGAGCACACAAGACTACAGACGTGATAAAAACATAAGCTAGAAACTTTATCGCCAAGAATATGCTATCAATTGCAAGAATTACTATTCCGTTACTCCCTCGCCAATTCAAGAAAGAATCTCAAAATCACTGTTGTGCCTCATACATCAACGGCCTAACAATGATTACGCTTCTGACCCGTTCCATGAACAgaaataatgaaaaaattaGGATACAAACAAAAGACGAATACTTTGCCAAAAATCCATCGGCACAAAAGCAGGGATTACATCTTTGCTATCACCATGTCACGATTAAACTATGGACCTTGGGCTCCAGGAAACTGTACGGCCTTAATAAAAGTCATTCTCAACAATTACTGCTACTTAAGCCTTATCCCAGACAACACGAATAGGACACGTAAAACCAAAACGTACCTTAAAATCAACTTATTCTAACATTTCTTTAACTAAACCAATACTCCTTAAGACGGCACACGGGTTTACTTTCACCAAAAAACTCAACTCCAAAAGCCCAACAATTCCGATtaccagaaaaaaaaaaaaaaaaaaaaccgaaagTACTCATCTTTGACAGAAACCCATACGATTCAGCTTTAAGATCATATTTAAGTCAAGCTAAACAGGTAAAACAAACAACCCACTTCATCTCCCTCCTCGATGATCAAACATTTCCATCACTCAAATTCTTTAATTTAAAATCAACCAACGATAAGCACCACCGTAAAACCCAGAGTTTATTTTCTCGAAATCCACCAAGGAAAAAAAAACCCgatcaaaagaaagaaaaaaataaccTTTATTCTTCCTAAAAAGAGACATCATCTGAAAAATCTGCGATCATCGGAGACAGAATCGGTCTACAAACTACGCTAGCACATATGGAAAACGCATATATTTTAGAGAGAGAGAAGAAAAAGTGTACGTGGGTTGAGTTGCAGGCTTCAGCTAAAGAAGAAGATAGGAGGCGCATACGGAGTGAAGATTTTTCGCTTCGGTGGCTGCTTCCAAGCTAGAATCCGAAGCTACTGATGATCGCCACGTGGTGGGAAAGAGAATCCGAGTGTCCGCTGAAGGACGGGGGAAATGGTTAAAATAAGAGTATTTTTTTGTGGGGGTTTGAGTTCAAAGTGGGGCCCACTTCGAGGgttataattaataattaataaattattgaGTGCGGTTCGGTTTTATCCATTATTAGTTTGGTGGGGTCCACTTTTAGTGGAAGATTTTATTCGCgcagttttcaaattttatttgaatgtccaatggtaaa
This is a stretch of genomic DNA from Primulina eburnea isolate SZY01 chromosome 11, ASM2296580v1, whole genome shotgun sequence. It encodes these proteins:
- the LOC140805587 gene encoding uncharacterized protein → MDWFSWLSKTSLDPSLAYEYGLAFARNELEQEDIPYFNHEFLKSMGISIAKHRLEILKIASKENGNFPRPMSRILIAIKRTKTSFSKYLRTWMHHHKEPALALVPRCSDSARWKDCKLKRNKRLVATSSTTGRAPLFLTNGSPLVLATPRISSFSSPLLYDFRKDDDKLVDGDYEEYWSPAVEEIKWKTMFHNLKPT
- the LOC140805523 gene encoding uncharacterized protein translates to MGGACSRKRDQQVNEDSSHRGACGRYSKSGSSKWLGYSFSRASTMDISQGKRSCPSLMNLCIYKIREDISKYNNFSMLPRDISQQIFDELICSQCLTDTLLEAFRDCALQDINLGVYPGLNDSWMDVISSQNSSLLSVDLSGSDITDSGLACLKECRNLESLTCNYCDQISDLGLEQISGLSNLNSLSFKRNNSITARGMSFLPGLVNLVKLDLERCPKINEGLVHLKELVKLESLNVNCCNCITDSDMKALSGHTNLKSLQIASSKVTDNGISFLRALKKLALLNMEGCPVTARCLESLTALGALLFLNLSRCNLTDDGCDKFSELRSLKVLNLGFNDISGAILVHLKGLKNLESLNLDSCRIKDEGMVHLAGLSRLKCLELSDTEVGSSGIRHLSGLINLESLNLSFTGVTDGGLRKLSGLSSLKSLNLDVRQITDTGLAALTNLTGLTHLDLFGARISDSGTSYLRYFKNLRSLEICGGGLTDVGVKNIKDLTSLVLLNLSQNHHLTDKSLESISGLTQLVSLNVSNSRVTSAGLKHLKSLKNLKSLTLESCKVTANDIQKLQSVDLPNLVSFRPE